The following proteins are encoded in a genomic region of Deferribacterota bacterium:
- a CDS encoding thioredoxin domain-containing protein, whose product MTKRCVYIFFIMFVFVLNVSAKDIAKEFEKNFQENLKGRNIDNVSVSLKVIKKLDFLPDYYLSKLTIYDKKRNKNITNYVITDGRRLITDIVDVKEGKSIIKEISAKFDTENLDTSKLTLYYGSEDAQNKIVEVTDFDCPFCRKAYNYIKDKVKKRDDVALYFLLFPLEMHRNAKVKAKIFEAGMVLGYDFSDELFNNSNLKNLDSEKLILYFANKVEDKDKFIKLVNSEKINKKIEGNKRYAQSLGINATPIIYINGKKVRGFDKDRVEELIENLE is encoded by the coding sequence ATGACAAAAAGATGTGTGTACATTTTTTTTATAATGTTTGTTTTTGTTTTGAATGTATCAGCTAAAGACATTGCTAAAGAGTTTGAGAAAAATTTTCAAGAGAATTTAAAAGGTAGAAATATAGATAATGTAAGTGTTAGTCTTAAAGTAATTAAAAAATTAGATTTTTTACCCGATTATTACCTTTCTAAATTGACTATCTATGATAAAAAAAGAAATAAAAATATAACAAATTATGTTATAACTGATGGCAGAAGGTTAATAACAGATATTGTGGATGTAAAGGAGGGTAAAAGTATTATAAAAGAGATAAGCGCTAAGTTTGATACGGAAAATTTAGATACTTCAAAACTTACATTATACTATGGTTCTGAAGATGCTCAAAATAAGATTGTTGAGGTTACTGATTTTGACTGTCCTTTTTGTAGAAAGGCATATAATTACATAAAGGACAAGGTAAAAAAGAGAGATGATGTAGCTTTATATTTTCTTCTCTTTCCACTAGAGATGCATAGGAACGCTAAAGTAAAAGCTAAGATTTTTGAAGCTGGTATGGTTTTAGGGTATGATTTTTCAGATGAGTTATTTAATAATAGCAATTTAAAGAACTTAGATAGTGAAAAGCTTATCCTTTACTTTGCGAACAAAGTAGAGGATAAAGACAAATTTATTAAGCTTGTTAATTCGGAAAAAATTAATAAAAAGATTGAAGGAAATAAGCGTTACGCTCAATCACTTGGTATAAATGCAACGCCTATTATATATATAAATGGGAAAAAAGTAAGAGGTTTTGATAAGGATAGGGTTGAAGAGTTGATTGAAAATCTTGAATAA